A genomic stretch from Paraburkholderia dioscoreae includes:
- a CDS encoding AraC family transcriptional regulator has translation MSHAAVTAPSVSLRRYGAIEASDVHDFHQVVLGLDGAMVMTVHGVAHQIDAGSAWLIPAGARHDYAGVGENRQLVLDLPASSLAVPERLFDRARAVAVDGSLTQLVHRIAAHAAGGAQGNDLDARRFHWDAAARLGAALVADAGTTAGAQAAGAGLDFARIDRWLRAHLSEPVRIADLAAHCGFGMRRFHQLFIEAFGETPHRYLQRLRLDTSLALLADPRLSLTDIALDIGFGDQSAYTHAFTRRFRLAPGQWRALRH, from the coding sequence ATGAGTCACGCCGCCGTCACCGCGCCTAGCGTTTCCCTGCGCCGCTACGGCGCGATCGAGGCCTCGGACGTGCACGACTTTCACCAGGTCGTGCTCGGGCTCGACGGCGCGATGGTCATGACGGTACACGGCGTCGCGCATCAGATCGACGCCGGCTCCGCGTGGCTCATTCCGGCGGGCGCACGGCACGATTACGCGGGCGTCGGCGAGAACCGGCAGCTGGTGCTGGACTTGCCGGCTTCGTCGCTGGCCGTGCCGGAACGGCTTTTCGACCGTGCGCGGGCGGTCGCGGTCGACGGCTCGCTGACGCAACTCGTGCATCGCATCGCGGCGCACGCTGCCGGCGGCGCTCAAGGCAATGATCTGGACGCACGGCGTTTTCATTGGGACGCAGCCGCGCGGCTCGGCGCGGCGTTGGTGGCCGACGCGGGCACGACGGCCGGCGCGCAGGCAGCAGGCGCCGGTCTCGACTTTGCGCGCATCGACCGCTGGCTGCGCGCGCATTTGTCGGAGCCCGTGCGGATCGCCGACCTCGCCGCCCATTGCGGGTTCGGCATGCGGCGCTTTCATCAGCTTTTTATCGAGGCTTTCGGCGAGACACCGCATCGCTATCTGCAGCGTCTGCGGCTCGATACGTCGCTCGCGTTGCTGGCTGACCCGCGGCTTTCGTTGACCGATATCGCGCTGGACATCGGCTTTGGCGATCAGAGCGCCTATACGCACGCGTTCACGCGGCGTTTCAGGCTGGCGCCCGGTCAGTGGCGCGCGCTGCGCCACTGA
- a CDS encoding FKBP-type peptidyl-prolyl cis-trans isomerase, translated as MSVTTESGLKYEDIVEGTGAEAVAGKTVSVHYTGWLTDGQKFDSSKDRNDPFAFVLGGGMVIKGWDEGVQGMKVGGTRKLTIPPQLGYGVRGAGGVIPPNATLVFEVELLGV; from the coding sequence ATGTCTGTGACTACCGAATCCGGTTTGAAATACGAAGACATCGTTGAAGGCACGGGCGCCGAGGCAGTGGCCGGCAAGACCGTCAGCGTCCACTACACCGGCTGGCTGACCGACGGCCAGAAGTTCGACTCCAGCAAGGACCGCAATGATCCGTTCGCTTTCGTGCTGGGCGGCGGCATGGTCATCAAGGGCTGGGACGAAGGCGTGCAAGGCATGAAGGTTGGTGGCACCCGCAAACTGACCATCCCGCCGCAACTCGGCTACGGCGTGCGCGGCGCGGGCGGCGTGATTCCGCCGAATGCGACGCTCGTGTTCGAAGTCGAATTGCTCGGCGTCTGA